From Salvia splendens isolate huo1 chromosome 16, SspV2, whole genome shotgun sequence, a single genomic window includes:
- the LOC121771017 gene encoding uncharacterized protein LOC121771017 isoform X2 codes for MMKLLVNDDPTTLSYWLNWRVFLCAVWVLAPMVIAAFIIWKYEHSGNSESDAGENQQESSHIRSEKSWKPCLKEIHPVFLLCFRIIAFGLLLTAVSFDLALHGAELFYYYTQWTFTLVTIYFGLGSLLSIRGCFYSPKIDSNSKCYLTEDTEQALHVPLAHGVNGNGMRLPEKLDNHGTLHTLITSDVWDDLYQVLFQVTAGAVTLTDIVYWGVIFPFMALKDYEMGFLTVVTHSLNAVLLLGDTAICSLEFPWFRISYFILLTGIYVIFQWIVHACVSIWWPYPFLDLSADLAPMWYLVVALMHVPCYAIFLVFVKVKHWLLSRWFPHSYQYSS; via the exons AT GATGAAGCTGCTCGTCAATGATGATCCTACTACCTTGAGTTATTGGTTGAATTGGAGAGTGTTTCTATGTGCAGTATGGGTCTTGGCACCTATGGTTATCGCAGCATTCATTATATGGAAGTATGAACATTCAGGAAATTCTGAATCTGATGCAGGGGAGAACCAGCAAGAGAGCTCGCACATACGCTCTGAAAAATCATGGAAACCTTGTTTAAAAGAAATTCATCCTGTTTTCCTGTTGTGCTTTCGGATAATTGCTTTTGGTCTGCTTTTGACAGCTGTGTCTTTTGATCTTGCTTTACATGGAGCTGAACTTTTTTACTACTATACACA GTGGACTTTTACTTTAGTCACCATTTATTTTGGG CTTGGATCATTGCTTTCTATACGCGGATGTTTTTACAGTCCCAAAATAGATAGCAACAGTAAGTGCTATTTAACTGAGGATACGGAGCAAGCTTTACATGTGCCCTTAGCACATGGAGTGAATGGAAATGGGATGAGGTTGCCGGAGAAGTTGGACAACCATGGAACACTCCATACTCTGATAACTTCTGACGTGTGGGATGATCTGTATCAAGTTTTATTCCAG GTGACAGCAGGGGCAGTAACTCTTACCGATATTGTTTACTGGGGTGTGATATTCCCGTTCATGGCGCTGAAAGATTATGAGATGGGTTTT TTAACAGTTGTGACACACTCCCTTAATGCTGTCTTGCTCCTTGGGGATACAGCTATCTGTAGTCTG GAATTCCCATGGTTCCGGATTTCTTACTTCATTTTGTTGACGGGTATTTATGTCATATTCCAGTGGATTGTTCATGCCTGCGTCTCAATTTG GTGGCCATATCCTTTTCTTGATCTATCAGCCGACCTCGCCCCAATGTG GTACCTGGTGGTAGCATTGATGCATGTTCCGTGCTATGCCATCTTCCTCGTGTTTGTGAAAGTGAAACATTGGCTACTATCCAGATGGTTCCCACATTCATATCAGTACAGCTCATAA
- the LOC121771017 gene encoding uncharacterized protein LOC121771017 isoform X1, translating into MQMKLLVNDDPTTLSYWLNWRVFLCAVWVLAPMVIAAFIIWKYEHSGNSESDAGENQQESSHIRSEKSWKPCLKEIHPVFLLCFRIIAFGLLLTAVSFDLALHGAELFYYYTQWTFTLVTIYFGLGSLLSIRGCFYSPKIDSNSKCYLTEDTEQALHVPLAHGVNGNGMRLPEKLDNHGTLHTLITSDVWDDLYQVLFQVTAGAVTLTDIVYWGVIFPFMALKDYEMGFLTVVTHSLNAVLLLGDTAICSLEFPWFRISYFILLTGIYVIFQWIVHACVSIWWPYPFLDLSADLAPMWYLVVALMHVPCYAIFLVFVKVKHWLLSRWFPHSYQYSS; encoded by the exons ATGCA GATGAAGCTGCTCGTCAATGATGATCCTACTACCTTGAGTTATTGGTTGAATTGGAGAGTGTTTCTATGTGCAGTATGGGTCTTGGCACCTATGGTTATCGCAGCATTCATTATATGGAAGTATGAACATTCAGGAAATTCTGAATCTGATGCAGGGGAGAACCAGCAAGAGAGCTCGCACATACGCTCTGAAAAATCATGGAAACCTTGTTTAAAAGAAATTCATCCTGTTTTCCTGTTGTGCTTTCGGATAATTGCTTTTGGTCTGCTTTTGACAGCTGTGTCTTTTGATCTTGCTTTACATGGAGCTGAACTTTTTTACTACTATACACA GTGGACTTTTACTTTAGTCACCATTTATTTTGGG CTTGGATCATTGCTTTCTATACGCGGATGTTTTTACAGTCCCAAAATAGATAGCAACAGTAAGTGCTATTTAACTGAGGATACGGAGCAAGCTTTACATGTGCCCTTAGCACATGGAGTGAATGGAAATGGGATGAGGTTGCCGGAGAAGTTGGACAACCATGGAACACTCCATACTCTGATAACTTCTGACGTGTGGGATGATCTGTATCAAGTTTTATTCCAG GTGACAGCAGGGGCAGTAACTCTTACCGATATTGTTTACTGGGGTGTGATATTCCCGTTCATGGCGCTGAAAGATTATGAGATGGGTTTT TTAACAGTTGTGACACACTCCCTTAATGCTGTCTTGCTCCTTGGGGATACAGCTATCTGTAGTCTG GAATTCCCATGGTTCCGGATTTCTTACTTCATTTTGTTGACGGGTATTTATGTCATATTCCAGTGGATTGTTCATGCCTGCGTCTCAATTTG GTGGCCATATCCTTTTCTTGATCTATCAGCCGACCTCGCCCCAATGTG GTACCTGGTGGTAGCATTGATGCATGTTCCGTGCTATGCCATCTTCCTCGTGTTTGTGAAAGTGAAACATTGGCTACTATCCAGATGGTTCCCACATTCATATCAGTACAGCTCATAA
- the LOC121771017 gene encoding uncharacterized protein LOC121771017 isoform X3: MKLLVNDDPTTLSYWLNWRVFLCAVWVLAPMVIAAFIIWKYEHSGNSESDAGENQQESSHIRSEKSWKPCLKEIHPVFLLCFRIIAFGLLLTAVSFDLALHGAELFYYYTQWTFTLVTIYFGLGSLLSIRGCFYSPKIDSNSKCYLTEDTEQALHVPLAHGVNGNGMRLPEKLDNHGTLHTLITSDVWDDLYQVLFQVTAGAVTLTDIVYWGVIFPFMALKDYEMGFLTVVTHSLNAVLLLGDTAICSLEFPWFRISYFILLTGIYVIFQWIVHACVSIWWPYPFLDLSADLAPMWYLVVALMHVPCYAIFLVFVKVKHWLLSRWFPHSYQYSS, encoded by the exons ATGAAGCTGCTCGTCAATGATGATCCTACTACCTTGAGTTATTGGTTGAATTGGAGAGTGTTTCTATGTGCAGTATGGGTCTTGGCACCTATGGTTATCGCAGCATTCATTATATGGAAGTATGAACATTCAGGAAATTCTGAATCTGATGCAGGGGAGAACCAGCAAGAGAGCTCGCACATACGCTCTGAAAAATCATGGAAACCTTGTTTAAAAGAAATTCATCCTGTTTTCCTGTTGTGCTTTCGGATAATTGCTTTTGGTCTGCTTTTGACAGCTGTGTCTTTTGATCTTGCTTTACATGGAGCTGAACTTTTTTACTACTATACACA GTGGACTTTTACTTTAGTCACCATTTATTTTGGG CTTGGATCATTGCTTTCTATACGCGGATGTTTTTACAGTCCCAAAATAGATAGCAACAGTAAGTGCTATTTAACTGAGGATACGGAGCAAGCTTTACATGTGCCCTTAGCACATGGAGTGAATGGAAATGGGATGAGGTTGCCGGAGAAGTTGGACAACCATGGAACACTCCATACTCTGATAACTTCTGACGTGTGGGATGATCTGTATCAAGTTTTATTCCAG GTGACAGCAGGGGCAGTAACTCTTACCGATATTGTTTACTGGGGTGTGATATTCCCGTTCATGGCGCTGAAAGATTATGAGATGGGTTTT TTAACAGTTGTGACACACTCCCTTAATGCTGTCTTGCTCCTTGGGGATACAGCTATCTGTAGTCTG GAATTCCCATGGTTCCGGATTTCTTACTTCATTTTGTTGACGGGTATTTATGTCATATTCCAGTGGATTGTTCATGCCTGCGTCTCAATTTG GTGGCCATATCCTTTTCTTGATCTATCAGCCGACCTCGCCCCAATGTG GTACCTGGTGGTAGCATTGATGCATGTTCCGTGCTATGCCATCTTCCTCGTGTTTGTGAAAGTGAAACATTGGCTACTATCCAGATGGTTCCCACATTCATATCAGTACAGCTCATAA